A genomic region of Vanessa tameamea isolate UH-Manoa-2023 chromosome 11, ilVanTame1 primary haplotype, whole genome shotgun sequence contains the following coding sequences:
- the LOC113395185 gene encoding protein TANC2 isoform X5 — translation MPFDKGKKRKLIDTCGHERCYSCMFRNEACPICARKSQGRRQVMERYTPSPQRQVDQEWQSPTRLPKPPKQPSSLAQSCPTPPHTRRRFFLSPKSLRSPFGQRSSRHSHENHVPLSGLPEEGPRSAAWPSLVFNKIRSLWSAHSSVPHGLNQLTDDEGGHIKQGYESRRQNDLYMRLGLLLGERRGSRNKSRDSCTSLASLDAQTLASHNTSPVSTLTGSSEVDAATPIGRDSLGSLASMSLSAASNCSSSSPGSRRHSVNALQNGREELTRMSSGFFKNRKTAARRSARVSSKQSTTSSELKKVHPTPQLTLRPLFFEVPSSENENVFSGRHWLIRDMEKALASTSSGILISGCPGTGKTALILQLVEYSCFGRKRNFEYEELREQSDIREVLPEEVAAGMVTHLASQVVAYHFCQADNNSTCLVGEFVHSLAAQLCQAPRLQAYREYLLSEPHLLACLSLKECIADPDLAFMRGIIEPLIILRKNGSIDSTNSIILVDGLCEAEYHRPDHGYTIASFLIRHVPEMPSWLKVVATIRTQFLELTKQLPYTRLGLDESDNVHKDLLEYFNARVQAAPIIETNIKSSTGKTEGVHNSVMKFAQYVLHLSQGSFLFLKLILDLLERSHIVVKSTNYKVVPISLAQIFLLQFNLRFPTVQSFEKVTHILSVCLAALYPLTLVEIYYSVNSLLVDTFLPWEEFCHRFESLSDFLVKRIDNTYMFFHPSFREWLIRRDDNESSKFLCDLRAGHCGIAFRLSRVQAPLDPEKSMELGHHILKAHMYRNMGPAQLGLCPRDLQANMVATSSANVGEAVANLRNIYTPNVKVSRLMLLAGGSPNQITDCLGNAPLLCMYAYQGIISMVGLLIEFGADLEMTNSQGCSALSLACQRGHTDVARMLIASGASLSHTDTAEQTPLVHAAKNGHRDTVIYLLGCQTGKEDRNSIEIDEDNIEQLVPGSRHALIAAAQNGHLDIVEYLLDTAELIPDGICPVTGETALTAACSTGNAAIADALLIRGATPYSLNARQMSPLALASKNGRTALVLRLLDSGADVMGSGGKNPLILAAAEGHAEVVEMLLEHCADPDAVDADGISPLGWASLRSRIPTIQVLLDKGATIDQPDGSGRTPLGLACGGPAELVELLLERGASLERVDHSGLRPLDRAIGQRNVPVVNCFLRKGAKLGPTTWVMATGKPEFMLILLNKLLEDGNMLYRKNRPSEAAHRYHYALKKINPLISDEGLTTPSTQPVPHEHVSAFVQLKTNLLLNMSRCKRKLNEPSEALDLAARASVLRPNAFECSYAMARAILALNKPSDALPHARRALLLAPSTDMSAMRTLKALQQEILTRINTGTHNLNADTRSMRNYDSISLNMP, via the exons ATGCCCTTTGATAAGGGTAAAAAGAGAAAGTTGATTGACACGTGCGGTCATGAACGGTGCTATTCCTGCATGTTCAGAAACGAAGCTTGCCCTATATGTGCCAGAAAAAGTCAAGGGAGGAGGCAAGTCATGGAGAGGTATACACCATCACCACAGCGACAAGTCGATCAGGAGTGGCAGTCACCGACACGGCTTCCAAAACCACCGAAACAACCATCGAGTCTAGCTCAAAGTTGTCCCACACCACCGCACACGAGGAGAAGATTCTTTCTGAGTCCCAAATCATTACGGAGTCCTTTTGGCCAACGTAGCAGTCGCCATTCACATGAAAACCACGTGCCTCTTTCTG GATTACCGGAGGAGGGTCCCAGAAGTGCGGCGTGGCCAAGtcttgtattcaataaaataagatCGCTGTGGTCCGCTCATTCCTCCGTTCCTCACGGACTCAACCAATTGACAG atgaTGAAGGCGGTCATATCAAGCAAGGATACGAGTCAAGGCGTCAGAATGATCTCTATATGCGTTTGGGTTTGTTGCTGGGGGAGCGACGCGGATCCCGGAACAAATCCCGTGATAGTTGCACGTCACTGGCCTCCTTAGACGCTCAAACTTTGGCATCGCATAACACAAGTCCT GTATCAACGCTAACGGGTTCATCAGAAGTGGATGCAGCAACTCCTATTGGCAGAGACTCTCTCGGCTCCCTCGCGTCCATGTCCTTGTCGGCCGCTAGCAACTGTTCGTCATCCAGTCCTGGCAGCAGAAGGCACTCTGTTAATG cgTTGCAAAATGGTCGGGAAGAATTGACACGGATGTCGAGCGGCTTCTTTAAAAACAGGAAGACAGCGGCCAGACGGTCAGCTCGGGTCAGCAGTAAGCAATCTACTACATCTTCAGAATTGAAGAAAG ttCACCCCACACCTCAACTGACTCTACGACCATTATTCTTTGAAGTCCCTTCGAGTGAAAACGAAAATGTCTTTTCTGGAAGACATTGGTTGATAAGAGATATGGAGAAAGCATTGGCGTCGACTTCTTCtg GTATACTAATCTCAGGCTGCCCAGGCACAGGAAAGACAGCGTTAATTCTTCAACTCGTGGAATATTCGTGCTTTGGTCGTAAAAGAAACTTCGAATATGAGGAGCTAAGAGAGCAGTCAGATATAAGGGAAGTCTTGCCTGAAGAAGTTGCAGCAGGAATGGTCACTCATCTAGCATCACAAGTCGTCGCATATCATTTCTGTCAG GCCGACAACAATAGCACATGCCTAGTAGGTGAATTCGTCCACTCACTTGCAGCACAACTTTGCCAAGCACCAAGGCTGCAAGCTTACAGAGAATACCTATTGAGTGAACCGCATCTGTTAGCTTGCCTCTCTTTAAAAGAATGCATTGCTGACCCGGATTTGGCTTTCATGAGAGGAATCATAGAACCGCTTATAATTTTGCGAAAGAATGGAAGCATAGATTCAACAAACAGCATAATTCTTGTTGATGGTCTCTGTGAAGCTGAATATCATAGACCAGATCACGGATATACAATCGCTTCTTTTCTAATAAGACACGTTCCTGAAATGCCATCTTGGCTCAAAGTTGTAGCAACTATTAGAACACAATTTCTTGAATTAACGAAACAATTACCATACACAAGACTGGGTTTGGACGAATCAGACAATGTACATAAAGATTTGCTAGAATACTTCAACGCAAGAGTTCAAGCTGCACCCATAATAGagacaaatattaaaagttcAACGGGAAAAACTGAAGGCGTACATAACTCGGTTATGAAGTTTGCTCAATACGTTCTTCATTTGAGCCAAGGATCTTTCTTGttcttaaaactaattttgGATCTTCTTGAAAGGAGTCACATAGTTGTGAAATCAACAAATTACAAAGTTGTACCCATATCACTagcacaaatatttttacttcaattcaatttaagatTTCCCACCGTACAGTCGTTTGAAAAGGTGACACACATATTAAGTGTTTGCTTAGCTGCCTTATACCCGCTTACTTTGGTAGAAATTTATTATTCGGTCAACTCTTTACTTGTCGACACGTTCTTACCATGGGAAGAATTTTGTCACAGATTTGAAAGTCTTAGCGACTTTCTCGTAAAGCGTATTGATAACACTTATATGTTCTTCCATCCATCGTTCAGGGAGTGGTTAATACGTCGCGATGATAATGAAAGCTCCAAATTTTTGTGTGACTTAAGAGCTGGACATTGTGGTATTGCCTTTAGACTATCAAGGGTACAGGCTCCTTTAGACCCAGAGAAATCTATGGAATTAGGACATCACATTCTTAAAGCTCATATGTACAGAAACATGGGCCCGGCACAATTAGGGTTATGTCCTCGAGATTTGCAAGCCAATATGGTCGCTACGAGTTCTGCAAATGTCGGTGAAGCTGTTGCTAACTTAAGGAATATATATACTCCAAATGTGAAGGTTTCACGTCTAATGCTATTAGCAGGAGGGTCGCCAAATCAGATAACAGATTGTCTTGGAAATGCGCCGTTATTGTGCATGTATGCTTATCAAGGAATTATATCAATGGTTGGATTACTCATCGAATTCGGAGCTGATCTGGAAATGACAAACTCTCAAGGGTGTTCAGCTTTATCATTAGCATGTCAAAGAGGTCACACTGATGTCGCTAGAATGTTAATAGCATCAG gtGCTTCACTAAGTCACACCGATACAGCAGAACAGACTCCGCTTGTACATGCAGCTAAAAATGGTCATCGAGATACCGTAATATATCTCTTGGGATGCCAGACAGGAAAAGAGGACAGGAATTCAATAGAAATAGATGAGGACAATATTGAACAATTAGTGCCTGGTTCTAGACATGCTCTAATAGCCGCTGCTCAAAATGGGCATTTAGATATAGTAGAATATCTTTTGGATACAGCAGAGTTAATT ccTGACGGTATCTGCCCTGTAACCGGTGAGACCGCTCTAACAGCAGCTTGCTCTACTGGGAACGCTGCTATCGCTGATGCTCTTCTCATCCGAGGAGCAACACCATACTCTTTAAACGCAAGACAAATGTCTCCCTTAGCTTTAGCTTCGAAGAACGGCAGAACAGCTTTGGTACTGAGATTATTAGATTCAGGGGCAGACGTGATGGGATCTGGAGGAAAGAACCCTCTAATATTGGCAGCGGCTGAAGGTCATGCTGAGGTCGTAGAAATGCTTTTAGAACAtt GTGCTGATCCAGATGCAGTTGATGCTGATGGTATATCGCCACTAGGGTGGGCAAGTCTACGATCAAGAATACCGACAATACAAGTGTTATTAGACAAAGGAGCTACAATCG atcaACCAGATGGAAGCGGAAGAACACCACTAGGCCTCGCTTGTGGAGGTCCAGCTGAATTAGTAGAACTCTTGTTAGAACGCGGAGCATCTCTGGAGAGAGTCGATCATAGCGGACTGAGACCTTTAGACAGAGCTATTGGACAACGGAATGTTCCT GTGGTCAATTGCTTTTTGAGAAAAGGGGCTAAACTCGGTCCCACGACATGGGTAATGGCAACAGGCAAACCAGAATTTAT GCTAATACTCCTAAACAAGTTGCTTGAAGACGGGAACATGCTGTACCGTAAGAACCGTCCGTCCGAAGCCGCTCACCGCTACCACTACGCACTCAAGAAGATCAATCCGCTCATCAGCGACGAGGGCCTAACGACGCCTTCAACTCAACCTGTTCCACACGAACACGTGTCTGCCTTCGTGCAATTAAAAACGAACCTCTTGCTGAACATGTCTAGGTGTAAGAGGAAACTTAAT GAACCCTCGGAGGCGTTGGACTTGGCGGCGCGCGCGTCCGTGTTGCGGCCCAACGCGTTCGAGTGCTCGTACGCGATGGCTCGGGCCATCTTGGCCCTCAACAAGCCGTCCGACGCCTTGCCGCACGCGCGACGAGCCTTGCTCCTCGCACCTTCCACGGATATGTCTGCCATGAGGACTCTGAAAGCCCTCCAGCAGGAGATCCTTACTAGGATCAATACTGGGACCCACAATCTAAACGCCGATACGCGATCGATGAGAAACTATGATAGCATAAGTCTAAACATGCCGTAA